From Triticum aestivum cultivar Chinese Spring chromosome 4A, IWGSC CS RefSeq v2.1, whole genome shotgun sequence, a single genomic window includes:
- the LOC123086083 gene encoding E3 ubiquitin-protein ligase At3g02290 isoform X2, whose protein sequence is MGAFCSCLQADYSDRHGNQTSGAFRNCMCLRCFTQQLINAYTVLFRVGTVHSVSQAIEATPLDSSESSFDTYRSPPRPLPYDDPRFSPPLRDWFASRQDPSSHSPEESEPLRPNYDEEIETMSSVNKPSKTNYDTKMKRSSSAYGDKLSRKESGNYFTYFSPSTEDEDVCPTCLEDYTSENPRIVMQCSHHFHLGCIYEWMERSEACPVCGKKMEFNETT, encoded by the exons ATGGGAGCTTTCTGCTCGTGTTTGCAAGCCGATTACTCCGACCGCCATGGCAACCAGACTTCTGGTGCGTTTAGGAACTGCATGTGCCTCAGGTGTTTTACCCAGCAGCTGATCAACGCT TACACTGTTTTATTCCGAGTTGGAACGGTCCACTCTGTTTCTCAAGCTATAGAAGCCACCCCGCTTGATTCATCTGAAAGTTCATTCGATACATATCGTTCACCTCCAAGACCACTGCCATATGATGATCCTAGATTCTCCCCTCCTCTGCGTGACTGGTTTGCATCAAGGCAGGATCCTTCAAGCCATTCACCAGAGGAATCAGAACCACTCAGACCAAATTATGATGAGGAAATAGAAACGATGAGTTCAGTCAACAAGCCAAGTAAAACAAACTATGACACAAAAATGAAAAGAAGCAGCTCTGCTTACGGAGATAAGTTGTCCCGAAAGGAATCTGGAAATTATTTCACCTACTTTTCTCCATCTACTGAAGATGAAGATGTCTGTCCAACATGTCTTGAAG ATTATACTTCGGAGAATCCTAGGATAGTAATGCAGTGCTCACATCACTTCCACCTTGGCTGTATCTATGAGTGGATGGAAAGAAGTGAGGCATGCCCTGTTTGTGGAAAG
- the LOC123086083 gene encoding E3 ubiquitin-protein ligase At3g02290 isoform X1 has protein sequence MGAFCSCLQADYSDRHGNQTSGAFRNCMCLRCFTQQLINAYTVLFRVGTVHSVSQAIEATPLDSSESSFDTYRSPPRPLPYDDPRFSPPLRDWFASRQDPSSHSPEESEPLRPNYDEEIETMSSVNKPSKTNYDTKMKRSSSAYGDKLSRKESGNYFTYFSPSTEDEDVCPTCLEDYTSENPRIVMQCSHHFHLGCIYEWMERSEACPVCGKVPHVEPESSCIATTLILGSAVS, from the exons ATGGGAGCTTTCTGCTCGTGTTTGCAAGCCGATTACTCCGACCGCCATGGCAACCAGACTTCTGGTGCGTTTAGGAACTGCATGTGCCTCAGGTGTTTTACCCAGCAGCTGATCAACGCT TACACTGTTTTATTCCGAGTTGGAACGGTCCACTCTGTTTCTCAAGCTATAGAAGCCACCCCGCTTGATTCATCTGAAAGTTCATTCGATACATATCGTTCACCTCCAAGACCACTGCCATATGATGATCCTAGATTCTCCCCTCCTCTGCGTGACTGGTTTGCATCAAGGCAGGATCCTTCAAGCCATTCACCAGAGGAATCAGAACCACTCAGACCAAATTATGATGAGGAAATAGAAACGATGAGTTCAGTCAACAAGCCAAGTAAAACAAACTATGACACAAAAATGAAAAGAAGCAGCTCTGCTTACGGAGATAAGTTGTCCCGAAAGGAATCTGGAAATTATTTCACCTACTTTTCTCCATCTACTGAAGATGAAGATGTCTGTCCAACATGTCTTGAAG ATTATACTTCGGAGAATCCTAGGATAGTAATGCAGTGCTCACATCACTTCCACCTTGGCTGTATCTATGAGTGGATGGAAAGAAGTGAGGCATGCCCTGTTTGTGGAAAG